From the genome of Bordetella sp. H567, one region includes:
- the modA gene encoding molybdate ABC transporter substrate-binding protein has protein sequence MKLPVIAAVAAVLAAACAASASAADVQVAVAANFTAPMKAIADAFHAKTGDTVVAAYGATGQFYAQIRNGAPFEVFLAADDTTPARLEQEKAAVPGTRFTYATGALALWSAKDGYVDKEGEVLRRNAYAHLSIANPKAAPYGLAAIQTLEKLGLMEAVRPKIVEGQNIAQAQQFVASGNAELGFVALSQVYKDGKLTGGSAWIVPASLHEPIRQDAVILAQGRNNPAARAFVDFLQGPDAGHIILSYGYTR, from the coding sequence ATGAAATTGCCAGTCATCGCCGCGGTAGCCGCCGTGTTGGCGGCCGCCTGCGCCGCCAGCGCGTCGGCCGCCGACGTGCAGGTTGCGGTGGCAGCCAACTTCACGGCGCCCATGAAGGCGATCGCCGACGCCTTCCACGCGAAGACCGGCGATACCGTGGTGGCCGCCTATGGCGCGACCGGCCAGTTCTATGCCCAGATCAGGAACGGCGCGCCCTTCGAGGTCTTTCTGGCTGCGGACGACACCACGCCGGCCAGGCTGGAGCAGGAAAAAGCCGCCGTGCCCGGCACGCGTTTCACGTACGCCACCGGCGCGCTGGCCTTGTGGTCGGCCAAGGATGGCTACGTCGACAAGGAAGGCGAAGTATTGCGGCGCAATGCCTACGCGCATCTGTCCATCGCCAATCCCAAGGCGGCGCCCTATGGCCTGGCGGCGATACAGACCCTGGAAAAATTGGGGCTGATGGAGGCGGTGCGCCCCAAGATCGTCGAAGGCCAGAACATCGCCCAGGCGCAGCAGTTCGTCGCCAGCGGCAATGCCGAGCTCGGTTTCGTCGCCTTGTCCCAGGTGTACAAGGACGGCAAGCTCACCGGCGGATCCGCCTGGATCGTGCCCGCCTCTCTGCATGAGCCGATCCGCCAGGATGCGGTCATCCTGGCGCAGGGCAGGAACAATCCGGCGGCGCGCGCCTTCGTGGACTTCCTCCAGGGTCCGGACGCCGGACACATCATCCTTTCCTACGGCTATACCCGCTGA